The DNA window GCTTGGCGGCCTCGGCGGGATGTTTGCTGGCCTGCGGAATGACCATGCCCATGCTGGTGCCGGTCTGGGTGTTGGCCTTGCCCAGCGGCGCGGTGGTCACCACCGTCTTGGCGTACAACCCAGGATTGGTGTCCTTGATGCGGTTCAGGGCCTGCGGGCCGCCGACGATCATGGCGACACGGTTCTGGGCATACAGCTCGGTGGCCAGCTGGAAGGCTTCCTTGCGCAGGGCGTCCTCGGGGAAGTAGCCGCCCTTGAACAGATCAACGTACTTCTGGAGAATCGCCACATGCGCCGGGCTGTTAAACGCCGCGTTGCCCTTGGCGTCGTAGATCGGCAGGCCGTCCGAGGAGAAGTAGCCCAGGAACGATGCGCCGCCCGGATCTTTCAGGGCCGGCACCCAGGCATAGGCCCCGGTCTTGTCCTTGACGGTCTTGACCATGTTCAGCAGCTCGGTCATGTTCTTGGGGGCCTTGACGCCCGCTTTCGTCATCAGCTCCGGGTTGTACAGCAGCACGCCCTCGTTCAGCGAGCCGTACCATGGGTAGCCGTAGACCTTGCCGCCCACCGTGAAGTTGGCCAGGGTCTGCGGGTAGAAGGTGGACTTCAGGGTGGCCAGCGGCGTCAGCGCGTCCACGTTCCGCAGAAAGCCGTTCTGGGCGGCCTTGCCGGTCTCGTCGATGTTCAGGTTCACCACGTCCGGGGCGCTCCCCAGGTTCACGCTGGCGATGAAGTCCTGCACCATGCTGTCCTGCTTATCGAACCACTTGACTTTAATGGTGGGGTTGGCCTTCTCGAAAGCGGCGATGGTCTGCTTGATGTACGGATCGAACTTCGGGCTGAGGTACCACGTCCAGAAGGTGATCTCGGTGGGAGCCTGCGCGGCGGCAGGGGCAGAAACAGCGGTCAGGCCGAGGCCGAGGGTCAGGGCGAGCAGGGCAGTTTTGCGAAACTGTTTCATGGGCATTCCTCCTGGGAGAGTGGGGGGCGGGTGAACGAATTTCAGTACTTTTTTTCCACGACACTTTCGGCAGTGACGCGCAGCATGGCGTTGGATTCGGGCCGGTGGCCCAGAACGGCGGAGTACAGCACTTCCAGCAACATCACCTGGGAGGTCAGGGTGTCCAGCACGGCGTCGGTCAGCGGATCTTCCTGGGCAGCGGTGAACAGCACCGCGCCGGCGTGACGCGTGATCGGGCTGCTGGCCCGGTGGGTGATGGCCACGGTGAACACCCCGCACGACTGCGCCAGTTTCAGGTGCTGCACGGTGTCGATGGTGCTGCCTGAACTGCTCAGGCCGATCACCACGCCCCCTCGCGGCAGCGTGCTGATGCTCACGGCCGCCAGATGTGGATCGGTATACGCGCTGGCGGTGATGCCGATCCGCATCAGGCGGTGGGCGAAGAACTGCGCGATCAGGCCGCTGTTGCCCTGCCCGGTCAGGTCCACCCTGGGGGCGCGGGCCAGCAGCCGCGCCACGTCCTCCAGCATCACGGGATCGAGCAGACGGGCCGTGTCGTCCAGCGTGCGCGCCGCCTGCTGGAACAGCCGCTGGGTGGGGGTGGGCATGTCGGCGCCCACCTGTTCCTGCGCCGTGCGCCCACGCTGCTCACGTCCGCCCAGATCGGCAGCCAGCGCAATCTTGAAGGCATGAAATCCGGCGTAATCCAGCTTGCGGCACAGCCGGGTGATCGTTGCCTCGGACACGCCCACGCTGGCGGCCACCTCGGTGATGGTCTGATGAACGGCGCTGTCAGCGTGTTGCATGACATGTTCCGCCACGCGGCGCAGGCTGGGCGAGAGGCTATGGGCCTGGAGGCGAATGCGCCCGATGGCCCCACTGGACGGTGGACTGGGCGATAGAACCTGAAGCTGGGTCATGGACCGTCCCCCTGTGACCGGGTGATGCCGACGCGTGGTGCAAGTGGTTCATCTCAGACGCTTAACTTTGGATATGCGGTCACACTACACTTGAAAATAATTTTTGTCAACATCGCGGAAGATATTGAAAATGATTTTCTTAACTCCAGGCTGAACGAGAGGGGACAGCCAGGGCCAGGGTTCCGGAAAGACCGTCCTGATGGGGCCGAGTGACAGGAGGGCCTTTTGCCGGCAGGCTGAATTTGCCAGGCTGCGAAGCAGAGGCCGGCGTCGCCGGAAAGCTCTTTTTCCAGGGACGCCGTTCGCAACACCCCTCTCAACCTCAGCGGCCTGACGACGAGGCCACGCCCCAGACAGGGTGGGCGGCAGATGTAAAATTATTTCCAGGGATTCTGTAGACACACGACACAACTTCTGCCTTGGAATAGGGGAGCGCAATGCCTGGAAACCGCTGGACTGGCCCACAGCTTGACGACATCACCACACCTGCTCCGCCTCCGCACCGCCCCTTCAAAGGGGTTCGCCAGACGCTCCCGTGATGTCCCGGCAGCCTCCCGGTCTTCCAACCGCTGCCCGGCCACCGGAGGAAGTGCGGCGTGCGGACCATCATCTGCGCGCCGTGACCCTGGCACGCGGGAGCAGCAAACACACCGGCAAGGACCTGAACGGCGCGCTGGAAACCGAACTGTGGCTGTCGGTGGCCTCGCTGGGGCCGGGCGTCCATCACGCAGTCGAGCAGCAAGGAGAGGTTTTCCCATGACGCACGCCCTGACGACGGCCCAGATCCTTATTCGCCTGCACAATCGCCTCAACGAGCTGGGGGCCTGGCGCGACGCCCGGCGGCAGGCGCTGGCGGGGGGCGAGTTCTTCGCCCACGGCTCGGAACAGGCCCATTCCATTGCCTTGAATGAAAGCTGGCCCAGCCGCGATTTCCCGGTCACGCTGCGCTTTGAGGCCACGGTGCCGGCAGACTGGACAGGGCCGGTTTCCCTGCGCTTTGATGTCGGCGGTGAGGGCCTGCTGAGCGTGAATGGGCGGCCCATTGGCGGTCTCAATCCCTACCACCAGGAGTACCGGCTCGCTGAGGCCTCCGGCGGGCAGCGCCTGAGCATCGAGATTCAGGCCAGCCCCAAGGACCTGTTCGGACGCCCGAACCTGCGTCCGCGGCTGAAGATGGCCTGTCTGGTGGAGCCTGACCTGGAGGTTCGCGCGCTGCACGACGACCTCAGCGCGGCACACGAGGCGGCCCGGCAACTCCTGGCACACGGCCAGCCTGACCTGGCCGCCCAGCTCGCCGACGCCCTGAGTGACTTGTTTAATCAGCTTCCCATCCCGCGCAGTGACAGCGCCGCGTACCTTTCGCGCGCGGTCCAGCAGCGCGAACAGGCGGACCAGATCGCCGGCATCTGGGACGAGTGGGATTTTGCCAGCGAGGACAGCCCCCCGTTCCCCGATGATCTGCGCCCGGCACTCCGGCAGGCCCGACAGGTCTGGGACGAGCGCCGGGCCGACCTGCTGAACCGCTTCCCGCCTGTCGGGGAGATCCGCCTGTCGGGCCACGCCCACATCGATCTGGCCTGGCTGTGGCCGCTCTCCGAAACGCGCCTTAAAGCGCAGCGCACCTTTTCCACGGTGTTGACCCTGATGGAGCAGTACCCCGATTTCACCTTCAACCAGTCCTCGGCCCAGCTTTACCGTTACGTCGAGGAAGACGCCCCCGAACTGTTCAGCCGCATCCGGCAGCGCGTTCAGGAAGGGCGCTGGGACGTCGTCGGCGGCATGTGGGTGGAACCCGACGGCAACCTGATTTCCGGCGAGTCGTGGGCGCGGCAGTTGCTCTACGGCCAGCGCTACTTTGCCGAGAAATTCGGCAAGCTTGCCCGCGTCTGCTGGCTGCCCGACACCTTCGGCTACGCCGCCAACCTGCCGCAACTGCTGCAACTCTCGAACATTCCCTATTTCTTTACCATCAAACTGACCTGGAACGAGACCAACACCTTTCCCTATGACCTCTATCACTGGGAGGGGCTGGACGGCAGCCAGGTGCTGGCCCACAGCTTTTACAACCCCCTGCCCGCGCAGGGCTACAACGGCGATATCGCCCCGCTGGACGTGTTGCAGACCTGGGGAAATTTCCGGGGCAAGCGCCACAGTCCCGCCTCGCTGCTCAGCTTTGGCCACGGCGACGGCGGCGGCGGTCCCACCGCCGAGATGCTGCAAAGGTACGGACGGCTCAAGGCGTTCCCCGGTCTTCCTCGCCTGAAGATGACCCGGGTGGCCGAGTTCTACGACGAGGTGCAGGCCACGAAGTTGCCCACCTGGGTCGGCGAGCAGTACCTGGAAATGCACCGGGGCACGTTTACTTCTCAGGCCCTCGTAAAGAAGTTCAACCGCCGTCTAGAACACACGCTGGTGGAAGCAGAGGCGGCCTGCACCCTGGCCTTCCGTCTGTTGGAGCAACCCTCCCCCCGGCAGGCCCTGGCCGCGTTGTGGCAGACCCTGCTCAGGAACCAGTTTCACGACATTCTGCCGGGTTCCAGCGTCAAGGCCGTGTATGACGTGGCCCACCAGGAACTCGGCGCGGCGCTGGAGAAGGCGATGGCCGTGCGAAATGCAGCGCTGCAAGCCCTCAGCGACGCAGTCAGCGGCCCGGAACGCATCGTCGTCTGGAACCTGTCCTCCGATGATCGCCCGCTGCACGCTGTCCTTGAAACGGAGCGGCCGCTGGCCCTCACGACAGACGAGGGACTCGCGGTCCAGACGCACTTCCAGGGTGGTCAGCTTCACCTTTGCGGTGAAATGACCGTGCCGGGCCTGGGCTACCTGGCGCTCAAGGTGGCGCAGGCCGAGGCCCCAGCGTCAGCCCTCAACACCAACCCTGACGACCTGACGCTGGACAATGCTTGCCTGCGCGTGACGGTCGGCGACGACGGCACGCTTACGTCCATGTACGACAAACGGCTGGCCCGCGAGATGCTCGCCGGGCGCGGCAATCAGCTGTGGGCCTACGTGGACATCGCCCGCGAGTACGACGCCTGGGAGGTGGACGCCGCCTACGCCGAGGACGGTGAGGAACTGCTGGCCGCTCAGCCTCCACAACGGCTCTCCGACGCGCCGTATCCGGCCATTCGGGTGACTCGCAGGCACGGCGACAGCACCATCACCCAGGTCTATGAGCTGCGGCCCGGCAGCGCCCGGCTGGACATCAAGACGGAGGTGGACTGGCATGGCCGCCACACCTTCCTGCGCTCGCTGACGCCGGTGAAGATTCGCAGTCCGCACGCCACCTACGAGACGGCCTACGGCAGCGTCGTTCGCACCACCCAGACCAACACCAGTTGGGACGCCGCGCAATTTGAGGTGCCCGCCCACCGCTGGGCTGACCTGAATGATGGAGCCTGTGGGGTCAGCCTGCTCAATGACAGCAAGTACGGGTATTCGTGCCGGGGCAACGTGCTGGGCCTGAGCTTGCTCCGATCGCCGGTCTATCCCGATCCCACGGCGGATGAGGGGCAGCACCGGTTCACCTACGCGCTTTACCCACATGCGGGGGACTGGCGCGGAGGCACCCTGAGGGAAGCCCAGGACCTCAACGCCCCCCTGATCGCCCTTCACAGCGCGGCAACGGGCGGCACCTTTCCCGCCCAGTCGCGTTTGGTCAGCCTACCCGCTGGCCTGCGCCTGAGCGCCCTCAAGCTGGCCGAGGATGCAGACGCCGCCATTCTGCGCGTCTATGAGGCCCACGGTCAGCAGGCCTCGCTGGAGGGCTTGAGTGCCCTGGACATCCACCGCTGGAAGGTGGTGAATCTCCTGGAGGACGTGGTTTCAGACTTCGCAGAGACGGAGCAAACCATCCGGCCCTATCAGGTGGTCACGCTTCTCGCCGGCGAATGAAGGAACAGAGGGGCCCAGTCGGTCCAGCGGTGAAGCCAGCTCCATCTCACGGAACCGCCATCCCACCGAACCGGCAGAGGTGCCGTGGCTCAAGCAGACCCGGTCGAAAACCCGCCGCTCGCCCAGGAGGAATGATCCCGAAACGCCCTCATATCGCAGATGACCTGCTGACCCTGCGTGGCGGTTCGGGCTGGTCTCCCGGTCGACCCGCACATGCAGCGCCCGCTTTGGCGGTACCCTGGGCCTTGCATCGACAATCCAACCGCGCCGCTGCCCGGCGGCGAGTGCCGTTGCCTGCTTTCCGGAGGTTCGCGTCATGAAAAGAACAGTCCTGCTCCTCTCGCTGGCCCTGCTGCTGCCCGTCGCCCACGCCCAGCTGGCGGCCACGGCCCCGTCCCAGTCGGTGCCCGGCGATCCCCGCCCCGACGCACCGGAACTGAGCGCGCGCGGCCCCTACGCGGTGGGCGTGCGGACCCTGACGCTGACCAACCCTGGCCAGCTGGACATCGCCAACGCCCCCAAGGAGGGCGACATTCCCCGCTACGCCCGACCGCTGACCGTGGAGGTCTGGTATCCGGCGCTGGGCGACAGCGGCAGCGGCAGCACCACCTACACGGACGTGCTGGGCAGCGGCC is part of the Deinococcus radiopugnans ATCC 19172 genome and encodes:
- a CDS encoding MurR/RpiR family transcriptional regulator, which encodes MTQLQVLSPSPPSSGAIGRIRLQAHSLSPSLRRVAEHVMQHADSAVHQTITEVAASVGVSEATITRLCRKLDYAGFHAFKIALAADLGGREQRGRTAQEQVGADMPTPTQRLFQQAARTLDDTARLLDPVMLEDVARLLARAPRVDLTGQGNSGLIAQFFAHRLMRIGITASAYTDPHLAAVSISTLPRGGVVIGLSSSGSTIDTVQHLKLAQSCGVFTVAITHRASSPITRHAGAVLFTAAQEDPLTDAVLDTLTSQVMLLEVLYSAVLGHRPESNAMLRVTAESVVEKKY
- a CDS encoding ABC transporter substrate-binding protein; amino-acid sequence: MKQFRKTALLALTLGLGLTAVSAPAAAQAPTEITFWTWYLSPKFDPYIKQTIAAFEKANPTIKVKWFDKQDSMVQDFIASVNLGSAPDVVNLNIDETGKAAQNGFLRNVDALTPLATLKSTFYPQTLANFTVGGKVYGYPWYGSLNEGVLLYNPELMTKAGVKAPKNMTELLNMVKTVKDKTGAYAWVPALKDPGGASFLGYFSSDGLPIYDAKGNAAFNSPAHVAILQKYVDLFKGGYFPEDALRKEAFQLATELYAQNRVAMIVGGPQALNRIKDTNPGLYAKTVVTTAPLGKANTQTGTSMGMVIPQASKHPAEAAKLAAFFTNNANQIAFAKIVPIIPTTAAAQNDPFFKVSSNDPIAKATALVGASGRFINPGFKAPGNSDDLYKNFSDNIEAALLGKKTPKAALDDSVKFWNANMKK
- a CDS encoding alpha-mannosidase — encoded protein: MTHALTTAQILIRLHNRLNELGAWRDARRQALAGGEFFAHGSEQAHSIALNESWPSRDFPVTLRFEATVPADWTGPVSLRFDVGGEGLLSVNGRPIGGLNPYHQEYRLAEASGGQRLSIEIQASPKDLFGRPNLRPRLKMACLVEPDLEVRALHDDLSAAHEAARQLLAHGQPDLAAQLADALSDLFNQLPIPRSDSAAYLSRAVQQREQADQIAGIWDEWDFASEDSPPFPDDLRPALRQARQVWDERRADLLNRFPPVGEIRLSGHAHIDLAWLWPLSETRLKAQRTFSTVLTLMEQYPDFTFNQSSAQLYRYVEEDAPELFSRIRQRVQEGRWDVVGGMWVEPDGNLISGESWARQLLYGQRYFAEKFGKLARVCWLPDTFGYAANLPQLLQLSNIPYFFTIKLTWNETNTFPYDLYHWEGLDGSQVLAHSFYNPLPAQGYNGDIAPLDVLQTWGNFRGKRHSPASLLSFGHGDGGGGPTAEMLQRYGRLKAFPGLPRLKMTRVAEFYDEVQATKLPTWVGEQYLEMHRGTFTSQALVKKFNRRLEHTLVEAEAACTLAFRLLEQPSPRQALAALWQTLLRNQFHDILPGSSVKAVYDVAHQELGAALEKAMAVRNAALQALSDAVSGPERIVVWNLSSDDRPLHAVLETERPLALTTDEGLAVQTHFQGGQLHLCGEMTVPGLGYLALKVAQAEAPASALNTNPDDLTLDNACLRVTVGDDGTLTSMYDKRLAREMLAGRGNQLWAYVDIAREYDAWEVDAAYAEDGEELLAAQPPQRLSDAPYPAIRVTRRHGDSTITQVYELRPGSARLDIKTEVDWHGRHTFLRSLTPVKIRSPHATYETAYGSVVRTTQTNTSWDAAQFEVPAHRWADLNDGACGVSLLNDSKYGYSCRGNVLGLSLLRSPVYPDPTADEGQHRFTYALYPHAGDWRGGTLREAQDLNAPLIALHSAATGGTFPAQSRLVSLPAGLRLSALKLAEDADAAILRVYEAHGQQASLEGLSALDIHRWKVVNLLEDVVSDFAETEQTIRPYQVVTLLAGE